One Rosa chinensis cultivar Old Blush chromosome 5, RchiOBHm-V2, whole genome shotgun sequence genomic region harbors:
- the LOC112165070 gene encoding disease resistance protein At4g27190 isoform X1 has protein sequence MALCPHSASASFPSSSAPRSKHDVFLSFRGEDTRKGVVSYLYHKLENRGIQTFMDDQGLQQGMPISPSLVAAIEESRYAIVLLSPNYASSTWCLDELVKILQCSEAKKTPVLPIFYYVDPSDVRNQRGSFAEAFTKHEERYRQGNDDVEKVKKWRAALTQVANLSGLDSNKFGSDRELVQRIVELVCRDVRPISIMSSSNFEAFESTRKAMNELMEALEDDEVAAIGVYGMGGVGKTTMVKHFGAQAQKMGLFDHVIMAVVSQTPDKRNIQGALADLLGLKLVEETEIGRASRLQKEILRRSKILIILDDIWNRLELSSIGIPSYNELQICNSKVLLTTRRLNVCHTMESQAKIHLSILSEEDAWNLFLKKAGKSFRKSTAFYEVARKVARECAGLPVALIAVARALGDKDFEAWKEAARQLEMSQPANPEQDKDVFKCIKLSYDYLDDNADVSRSQAKYCFLLCCLFPEDYDIQIEDIMKYVFRTGLFRDDNSTIENARANAKSVIDHLKDSCLLLDGSKVGCIKMHDVIRDIAVSIASDGQHFLVKTRCDLKDWPMDAHEGCSAISLIESNICKLPNKLVCSKLQILLLQQNACIIKIPKTFFQCPNDLRVLDLSNTGISSLPPSFSLLTTLQALQLDNCRYLRDISILRKLKKLEILSMRDCSIKKFPKEIGNLTKLRMLDLTKTSFETVPSQVITRLYKLEELYMNYSFGYWGSKVKGGFLCFLRKNAKFDELTVLSRLNTLEVSVYGVECLPQNVEPIPNWVNFYIRIRRFGFRNSTRGDHIPHPSSRALIIDTTMNNLPNWFISVVTEKTEDLWYNCCNGLTNLLEEHDRGRLHGLKYLCLESVYAEVLFNTITWPKGSNEPVFEHLEELKIYFGHCLEELCVGDLPTGSVRNLKILNVQSCSRLVKPLLPSKLLHRLQSLEKLVCSYVVMNYVFGFEGDEPQHVVFTKLRMISLRQMYRLINIWNGPAPPGIFQSLKIFYLKDCPILKYLFTSEVARCLLQLEDVWVECCSRLDRLIEATEETESNKIVLPQLKNLVLKRLLKLTRFSSTSSSTIIIEIECPSLQHLYVDECPWVTISASDFSSRNQVPRFPISASGISSRNQVQLNDHQHMGTLRGRIDNESKLSHFPLWT, from the exons ATGGCCTTGTGCCCCCATTCAGCCTCTGCATCTTTTCCTTCATCATCAGCTCCTCGATCAAAGCATGATGTGTTTCTCAGTTTTAGGGGTGAAGACACTCGCAAGGGTGTTGTATCCTATTTATACCATAAATTGGAAAACAGaggaatacaaacattcatGGATGACCAAGGGCTTCAGCAAGGGATGCCTATTTCTCCAAGTCTCGTAGCTGCAATAGAGGAATCGAGGTATGCAATCGTTCTTCTGTCTCCAAACTATGCTTCTTCTACATGGTGTTTGGATGAACTTGTGAAGATTCTTCAATGCTCTGAAGCCAAGAAGACACCAGTTCTGCCAATTTTTTATTATGTGGATCCCTCTGATGTGCGAAATCAAAGGGGAAGTTTTGCAGAAGCCTTCACTAAGCATGAAGAGAGGTATAGGCAAGGCAATGATGATGtagagaaggtgaagaagtggAGAGCTGCTTTAACACAAGTGGCCAATCTCTCTGGGTTGGATTCAAACAAATTTGG GTCTGACAGAGAACTTGTCCAACGCATTGTGGAACTTGTGTGCCGTGATGTAAGGCCTATTTCAATAATGTCGAGCAGCAATTTTGAAGCATTTGAATCAACAAGAAAAGCCATGAATGAGCTGATGGAGGCATTAGAAGATGATGAGGTCGCTGCCATTGGGGTCTATGGAATGGGAGGGGTTGGGAAGACAACCATGGTGAAACATTTCGGTGCACAAGCCCAAAAAATGGGGCTTTTTGATCATGTGATTATGGCTGTTGTATCCCAAACCCCAGATAAAAGAAATATTCAAGGCGCACTTGCGGATCTGCTGGGCTTGAAATTGGTGGAGGAGACAGAAATTGGACGAGCCAGTAGATTGCAGAAGGAGATACTTAGAAGAAGCAAGATCCTTATAATCTTAGACGACATTTGGAATAGACTGGAGTTGTCAAGCATTGGAATTCCCAGCTACAACGAGCTTCAAATATGCAATTCCAAAGTGCTACTCACCACAAGGAGATTGAATGTTTGCCATACCATGGAGAGCCAAGCAAAAATTCATCTCAGTATCTTATCAGAAGAAGATGCTTGGAACTTGTTTTTGAAGAAGGCAGGAAAGTCTTTTCGGAAGTCTACCGCTTTCTATGAAGTAGCCAGAAAGGTAGCTCGAGAATGTGCTGGTCTCCCAGTTGCATTGATAGCAGTTGCGAGGGCACTTGGAGATAAAGATTTTGAAGCCTGGAAAGAAGCAGCTCGACAACTTGAGATGTCTCAACCTGCCAACCCTGAACAGGACAAAGATGTGTTCAAGTGTATAAAGTTGAGCTATGACTACTTGGACGATAATGCCGATGTGTCCAGAAGTCAAGCCAAGTACTGCTTCTTGCTCTGCTGCCTATTCCCAGAAGATTATGATATCCAAATAGAAGACATTATGAAGTATGTCTTCCGAACAGGATTGTTCCGAGATGACAACAGCACAATAGAGAATGCCAGAGCCAACGCAAAATCAGTGATTGACCACCTTAAAGATTCTTGTTTGCTTTTGGACGGTTCAAAGGTCGGATGTATAAAGATGCACGATGTCATTCGAGATATTGCCGTGTCCATTGCATCAGATGGCCAACATTTTTTGGTGAAAACTCGTTGTGATTTAAAAGATTGGCCGATGGATGCGCATGAGGGCTGCTCAGCAATCTCACTAATTGAGAGCAACATTTGCAAGCTTCCCAACAAGTTGGTATGTTCAAAACTTCAGATTTTATTGCTACAACAAAATGCTTGTATAATAAAGATCCCAAAAACCTTTTTTCAATGTCCCAATGATTTAAGGGTCTTAGATCTTAGCAATACTGGCATTTCATCACTGCCCCCATCATTCAGTCTCCTAACCACACTCCAAGCTTTGCAATTAGATAATTGCCGGTACCTTAGGGACATATCCATACTTAGAAAACTGAAAAAGCTCGAGATTCTTAGTATGAGAGACTGTTCTATTAAGAAATTTCCAAAAGAGATAGGAAATTTGACCAAATTAAGAATGCTGGACTTGACCAAAACTAGTTTTGAGACAGTTCCCTCTCAAGTGATAACAAGGTTGTATAAACTAGAAGAACTGTACATGAACTATAGTTTTGGCTACTGGGGTAGTAAAGTTAAGGGAGGCTTCTTGTGTTTTCTTCGTAAGAATGCTAAGTTTGATGAGTTAACTGTCTTGTCACGTTTAAACACTTTGGAGGTTTCCGTATATGGTGTAGAATGCTTGCCTCAAAATGTTGAGCCCATTCCAAATTGGGTCAACTTTTATATACGTATCAGAAGATTCGGGTTCAGAAATTCCACTAGGGGAGATCACATTCCACATCCTTCTTCAAGAGCATTGATCATTGACACAACCATGAATAACTTACCCAATTGGTTCATCAGTGTGGTGACAGAAAAAACAGAGGATTTATGGTACAACTGCTGCAATGGCTTAACTAACCTTCTCGAGGAACACGACCGTGGGAGATTACATGGACTCAAGTATCTTTGTCTAGAATCTGTATATGCAGAAGTGTTGTTCAACACAATTACATGGCCTAAGGGGTCAAATGAACCTGTGTTTGAGCACTTGGAAGAGTTGAAAATCTATTTCGGGCATTGCCTGGAGGAGCTATGTGTTGGTGATTTACCAACTGGCTCTGTACGTAATCTTAAGATATTGAATGTGCAATCTTGTTCTAGGTTGGTGAAACCACTTTTACCGTCAAAGTTGTTGCACAGATTACAGAGTCTGGAAAAACTAGTATGTTCTTATGTAGTTATGAATTATGTGTTTGGATTTGAAGGGGATGAACCACAACACGTTGTCTTTACAAAGTTGAGAATGATTTCACTGAGACAAATGTACCGGCTAATAAACATATGGAATGGTCCTGCTCCACCTGGAATCTTCCAGAGCCTCAAAATCTTTTACTTGAAGGATTGCCCAATACTGAAATATCTCTTCACATCTGAAGTAGCTCGATGTCTTTTGCAATTGGAAGACGTTTGGGTAGAGTGTTGTAGTAGATTGGACAGACTAATTGAAGCAACTGAGGAAACAGAGAGCAACAAGATTGTTCTTCCACAATTGAAAAACCTAGTTTTGAAACGTCTTCTAAAGCTCACAAGGTTCTCCAGTACCAGCAGCAGTACTATTATTATTGAAATCGAGTGCCCTTCATTGCAACACTTGTACGTGGATGAGTGCCCCTGGGTTACAATCTCTGCTTCTGACTTCAGCAGCAGAAACCAAGTGCCCCGGTTTCCAATCTCTGCTTCTGGCATCAGCAGCAGAAACCAAGTCCAACTAAATGATCACCAACATATGGGCACACTACGGGGAAGGATCGACAATGAATCAAAGCTCTCACACTTTCCACTCTGGACGTGA
- the LOC112165070 gene encoding disease resistance protein At4g27190 isoform X2 yields MALCPHSASASFPSSSAPRSKHDVFLSFRGEDTRKGVVSYLYHKLENRGIQTFMDDQGLQQGMPISPSLVAAIEESRYAIVLLSPNYASSTWCLDELVKILQCSEAKKTPVLPIFYYVDPSDVRNQRGSFAEAFTKHEERYRQGNDDVEKVKKWRAALTQVANLSGLDSNKFGSDRELVQRIVELVCRDVRPISIMSSSNFEAFESTRKAMNELMEALEDDEVAAIGVYGMGGVGKTTMVKHFGAQAQKMGLFDHVIMAVVSQTPDKRNIQGALADLLGLKLVEETEIGRASRLQKEILRRSKILIILDDIWNRLELSSIGIPSYNELQICNSKVLLTTRRLNVCHTMESQAKIHLSILSEEDAWNLFLKKAGKSFRKSTAFYEVARKVARECAGLPVALIAVARALGDKDFEAWKEAARQLEMSQPANPEQDKDVFKCIKLSYDYLDDNADVSRSQAKYCFLLCCLFPEDYDIQIEDIMKYVFRTGLFRDDNSTIENARANAKSVIDHLKDSCLLLDGSKVGCIKMHDVIRDIAVSIASDGQHFLVKTRCDLKDWPMDAHEGCSAISLIESNICKLPNKLNACLKMLSPFQIGSTFIYVSEDSGSEIPLGEITFHILLQEH; encoded by the exons ATGGCCTTGTGCCCCCATTCAGCCTCTGCATCTTTTCCTTCATCATCAGCTCCTCGATCAAAGCATGATGTGTTTCTCAGTTTTAGGGGTGAAGACACTCGCAAGGGTGTTGTATCCTATTTATACCATAAATTGGAAAACAGaggaatacaaacattcatGGATGACCAAGGGCTTCAGCAAGGGATGCCTATTTCTCCAAGTCTCGTAGCTGCAATAGAGGAATCGAGGTATGCAATCGTTCTTCTGTCTCCAAACTATGCTTCTTCTACATGGTGTTTGGATGAACTTGTGAAGATTCTTCAATGCTCTGAAGCCAAGAAGACACCAGTTCTGCCAATTTTTTATTATGTGGATCCCTCTGATGTGCGAAATCAAAGGGGAAGTTTTGCAGAAGCCTTCACTAAGCATGAAGAGAGGTATAGGCAAGGCAATGATGATGtagagaaggtgaagaagtggAGAGCTGCTTTAACACAAGTGGCCAATCTCTCTGGGTTGGATTCAAACAAATTTGG GTCTGACAGAGAACTTGTCCAACGCATTGTGGAACTTGTGTGCCGTGATGTAAGGCCTATTTCAATAATGTCGAGCAGCAATTTTGAAGCATTTGAATCAACAAGAAAAGCCATGAATGAGCTGATGGAGGCATTAGAAGATGATGAGGTCGCTGCCATTGGGGTCTATGGAATGGGAGGGGTTGGGAAGACAACCATGGTGAAACATTTCGGTGCACAAGCCCAAAAAATGGGGCTTTTTGATCATGTGATTATGGCTGTTGTATCCCAAACCCCAGATAAAAGAAATATTCAAGGCGCACTTGCGGATCTGCTGGGCTTGAAATTGGTGGAGGAGACAGAAATTGGACGAGCCAGTAGATTGCAGAAGGAGATACTTAGAAGAAGCAAGATCCTTATAATCTTAGACGACATTTGGAATAGACTGGAGTTGTCAAGCATTGGAATTCCCAGCTACAACGAGCTTCAAATATGCAATTCCAAAGTGCTACTCACCACAAGGAGATTGAATGTTTGCCATACCATGGAGAGCCAAGCAAAAATTCATCTCAGTATCTTATCAGAAGAAGATGCTTGGAACTTGTTTTTGAAGAAGGCAGGAAAGTCTTTTCGGAAGTCTACCGCTTTCTATGAAGTAGCCAGAAAGGTAGCTCGAGAATGTGCTGGTCTCCCAGTTGCATTGATAGCAGTTGCGAGGGCACTTGGAGATAAAGATTTTGAAGCCTGGAAAGAAGCAGCTCGACAACTTGAGATGTCTCAACCTGCCAACCCTGAACAGGACAAAGATGTGTTCAAGTGTATAAAGTTGAGCTATGACTACTTGGACGATAATGCCGATGTGTCCAGAAGTCAAGCCAAGTACTGCTTCTTGCTCTGCTGCCTATTCCCAGAAGATTATGATATCCAAATAGAAGACATTATGAAGTATGTCTTCCGAACAGGATTGTTCCGAGATGACAACAGCACAATAGAGAATGCCAGAGCCAACGCAAAATCAGTGATTGACCACCTTAAAGATTCTTGTTTGCTTTTGGACGGTTCAAAGGTCGGATGTATAAAGATGCACGATGTCATTCGAGATATTGCCGTGTCCATTGCATCAGATGGCCAACATTTTTTGGTGAAAACTCGTTGTGATTTAAAAGATTGGCCGATGGATGCGCATGAGGGCTGCTCAGCAATCTCACTAATTGAGAGCAACATTTGCAAGCTTCCCAACAAGTTG AATGCTTGCCTCAAAATGTTGAGCCCATTCCAAATTGGGTCAACTTTTATATACGTATCAGAAGATTCGGGTTCAGAAATTCCACTAGGGGAGATCACATTCCACATCCTTCTTCAAGAGCATTGA
- the LOC112164336 gene encoding probable disease resistance protein At4g27220, protein MGEFEEFQATRQAMNEVMKALKDDEVDAVGVFGMGGVGKTTMVNHVVNHVGAQARKNWIFHHVIMAVVSQNPNFEKLQDALAEQLGFKLWEQTEIGRIASLNKEIMRREKLLIILDDVWGRIELSKIGIPSYKELQKCKSKVLLTTRIKNVCHVKRCQRKITLGVLSEQDSWTLFLRNAGIMSFESTTFENVARRVAGECKGLPIALIAVARALGDKDLAEWEKAAQRLEKSQYANPNHEEDAFKCIRLSYDYLKHEDHKSCFLLCCLYPEDHDIRLENLFKYAIGTGLFRRDAETIEEARGIADSVVKYLKDSSLLLDSEKKGYVKMHDVIRDAALNIAKSEDGHGFLVKAGCGMEDWLPRGLHEGCTAISLMRNKIRKLPEEELVCPNLQILLLKRNAGLNEIPEKFIQSLKELRVLDLSNTSISLLPQSFSLLINLQALYLDFCEKLIDISIVGKLKKLEILSIREYPLKESSREIGH, encoded by the coding sequence ATGGGAGAGTTCGAAGAGTTTCAAGCAACGAGACAAGCCATGAATGAAGTTATGAAGGCGCTAAAAGATGATGAAGTCGATGCCGTTGGGGTGTTCGGCATGGGAGGTGTCGGCAAGACAACCATGGTAAACCATGTGGTAAACCATGTCGGTGCACAAGCCCGCAAAAATTGGATTTTTCATCATGTGATTATGGCTGTCGTTTCACAAAATCCTAATTTCGAAAAACTTCAAGACGCGTTGGCAGAGCAATTAGGCTTCAAACTCTGGGAGCAAACAGAAATTGGAAGAATTGCTAGTTTGAATAAGGAGATAATGAGAAGAGAAAAACTCCTTATAATCTTGGATGATGTTTGGGGGAGAATAGAGTTGTCAAAGATAGGGATTCCCAGCTACAAGGAGCTTCAAAAGTGCAAGTCCAAAGTGCTACTCACCACAAGGATAAAGAATGTCTGTCATGTCAAGAGATGCCAAAGAAAGATCACCCTCGGTGTCTTATCAGAACAAGATTCTTGGACCTTGTTTCTGAGAAATGCAGGAATAATGTCTTTTGAGTCCACCACATTTGAGAATGTGGCGAGAAGGGTAGCTGGAGAATGTAAGGGTCTACCGATTGCATTGATAGCAGTTGCAAGAGCACTCGGAGATAAAGACTTAGCGGAATGGGAAAAAGCAGCTCAACGACTAGAGAAGTCTCAATATGCCAATCCTAACCATGAGGAAGATGCATTCAAATGTATAAGATTAAGCTATGATTACTTGAAACATGAAGACCACAAGTCATGCTTCTTGCTCTGTTGTCTATACCCAGAAGACCATGACATCCGACTAGAAAACTTATTCAAGTATGCAATCGGGACAGGATTGTTTCGACGAGATGCCGAAACAATCGAAGAAGCTAGAGGAATAGCAGATTCAGTGGTCAAGTACCTGAAAGATTCTAGCTTGCTTTTGGATAGCGAGAAAAAGGGATATGTAAAGATGCATGATGTCATCCGGGATGCAGCCCTGAATATTGCAAAATCTGAAGACGGGCATGGGTTTTTGGTAAAAGCTGGCTGTGGTATGGAGGATTGGCTGCCACGCGGATTACATGAAGGCTGCACTGCTATTTCACTAATGAGGAACAAGATTCGCAAGCTACCCGAAGAAGAGTTGGTATGTCCAAATCTCCAGATTTTATTACTAAAACGGAACGCTGGTTTAAATGAGATCCCAGAAAAATTTATCCAAAGTCTTAAGGAATTAAGGGTATTGGATCTTAGCAACACTAGTATTTCCTTACTACCCCAATCATTCAGTCTCCTTATCAACCTCCAAGCTTTGTATTTAGATTTTTGTGAGAAATTGATTGACATTTCCATAGTGGGAAAACTTAAGAAGCTTGAAATTCTTAGTATAAGAGAATATCCTCTCAAGGAATCGTCCAGAGAAATAGGACATTAG
- the LOC112165069 gene encoding probable disease resistance protein At4g27220 yields the protein MEFVEMSLAIIVVIVTWIGAIATIKWIWTLLKHWFGYMVERREPIGIATEWKYDVFLSFRGPDTRKGITVDIQDRLNRRGIKTFMDDRDLEVGNVISPALLTAIRESKFAIVVLSQNYAFSTWCLEELREICLCMEDNRILPLFYDVDPAYVRYQNGRYGDAFSKHETSERHESKKVKQWRAALKKVADISGWNTNDYKTHKELVDIIVESLCSKVPPDAIESTGDFQAYEATTEAMNKVMKELTDSEISAVGVYGMGGVGKTSMARHVAAKACKNGTFNRWIIVAISQSPDLRKIQDTLADFLGVKLDKETEDGRAAALHKEIMRRGRLLIILDDVWNRIELSAIGIPSYEELQKCNSKVVLTTRRRNVCHVMKCQASIPLNILSEQDSWTLFLRNAVINPFQSTTFENVARRVAVECKGLPIALIAVARALGDEDLGEWEKAAELLEQSRCANPNHEDENAFNCIRLSYDYLKSEDRKSCFLLCCLYPEDHEIEMEDLFRYAIGKGLFQDAETLVKARGTVVSVVKYLKDSSLLLDGEKNGCVKMHDVIRDTAIQIAKSEDGHRFLVKAGCGLENWRPRGLHEGCTAISLMRNEIRKLPEEELVCPNLQILLLNRNADLDEIPEKSIQKLNELRLLDLSDTSISVLPQSFILLTNLQALYLDSPKKFIDISIVGKLKLEILSMRECPGSGGLSRFGHEHPERRELSREIGHLTNLRILDVNRSWARASVSGVVTIPSKVISKLHKLEELYMVYCGLEEETNIFDELAGLSNLKIVQVGISDAKYIPKNVEAKPDWDYFYISIIGGRNSGAYRSGDHNSRSLYLREATISTLPEWFINAVTKKTETLEYDCCKGMSDILIEYDRGMLHKLKHLTVAGQILHSYVYLKELMNTTRRVQKGPVFENLEELRLLALIHLEELCVGDLPLGSFSNMKRLHMFGCLILKNVSKLVQRLPNLEKLDLNWMPKLEYVFGWEGFELKQSKLREMHLLGPNSVKSICRGPAPRIMFQSVKSLFFYRCELLQSLFACDVAECLVQLEDLFVERCHLLKRVIEAVNNEKMVLPKLKNLVLKNLPMLYGASATVDIECHSLEHLIVVDCPQFPFSTSSDLFESFESRNHISFSTPASDCFGSTNPVKLNDRQLYSFLYDRTSGFQL from the exons ATGGAGTTCGTCGAG ATGTCGTTGGCGATTATTGTGGTAATTGTGACATGGATCGGTGCCATAGCTACTATTAAGTGGATATGGACTCTACTGAAGCATTGGTTCGGTTACATGGTTGAAAGGCGTGAGCCAATTGGCATCGCTACTGAGTGGAAGTATGATGTGTTTTTGAGTTTCAGGGGTCCTGACACTCGCAAGGGGATTACAGTCGACATACAGGATCGACTTAATAGGAGAGGAATTAAAACGTTCATGGATGATCGAGATCTTGAAGTAGGGAATGTTATTAGTCCCGCTCTCTTAACAGCAATCAGAGAATCAAAGTTTGCAATCGTTGTTCTCTCGCAAAATTATGCTTTTTCTACTTGGTGTTTGGAGGAACTTAGAGAGATTTGTCTTTGCATGgaagacaacagaattttgccACTTTTTTATGATGTTGATCCTGCTTATGTTCGATATCAGAACGGGAGATACGGAGATGCTTTCTCTAAGCATGAAACCTCTGAGCGACATGAATCAAAGAAGGTGAAGCAATGGAGAGCTGCTTTAAAAAAAGTGGCTGACATTTCTGGGTGGAATACAAATGATTATAA GACTCACAAAGAACTTGTTGACATCATTGTGGAATCTCTCTGCAGTAAAGTACCACCTGATGCAATTGAATCCACAGGAGATTTCCAAGCATATGAAGCAACAACAGAAGCCATGAATAAGGTTATGAAGGAGCTAACAGACAGCGAGATCAGTGCCGTTGGTGTCTACGGCATGGGCGGCGTTGGAAAGACAAGCATGGCGAGACATGTAGCTGCAAAAGCCTGCAAAAACGGTACTTTTAACCGTTGGATTATAGTTGCCATATCCCAAAGCCCCGACTTGAGAAAAATTCAAGACACATTGGCAGATTTCTTGGGCGTTAAATTGGACAAGGAGACAGAAGATGGAAGAGCAGCTGCGCTGCATAAGGAGATAATGAGAAGAGGAAGACTCCTGATAATCTTGGACGATGTTTGGAACAGAATAGAATTGTCAGCCATAGGAATTCCCAGCTACGAGGAGCTTCAAAAGTGCAATTCCAAAGTCGTACTCACCACACGGAGAAGGAATGTCTGTCATGTCATGAAGTGCCAAGCAAGCATTCCTCTCAATATCTTATCAGAACAAGATTCTTGGACCTTGTTTCTGAGAAATGCAGTAATAAATCCTTTTCAGTCCACCACATTTGAGAATGTGGCGAGGAGGGTAGCTGTAGAATGTAAGGGTCTACCGATTGCTTTGATAGCTGTTGCAAGGGCACTCGGAGATGAGGACCTGGGGGAATGGGAAAAGGCAGCTGAACTACTAGAGCAGTCGCGATGTGCCAATCCTAACCATGAGGATGAAAATGCATTCAATTGTATCAGATTAAGCTATGATTACTTGAAAAGTGAAGACCGCAAGTCATGCTTCTTGCTCTGTTGCCTATACCCAGAAGACCATGAAATCGAAATGGAAGACTTGTTCAGGTATGCGATCGGAAAAGGATTGTTTCAAGATGCCGAAACATTGGTAAAAGCCAGAGGAACAGTAGTTTCAGTGGTCAAGTACCTGAAAGATTCTAGCTTGCTTTTGGATGGCGAGAAAAATGGATGTGTAAAGATGCATGATGTCATCCGGGATACAGCCATTCAAATTGCAAAATCTGAAGATGGGCATCGGTTTTTGGTAAAAGCTGGCTGTGGTTTAGAGAATTGGAGGCCACGCGGATTACATGAAGGCTGCACTGCTATTTCACTGATGAGGAACGAAATTCGCAAGCTACCCGAAGAAGAGTTGGTATGTCCAAATCTCCAGATTTTATTACTAAACCGGAATGCTGATTTAGATGAGATCCCAGAAAAGTCCATCCAAAAGCTGAATGAATTAAGGCTCTTGGATCTTAGCGACACTAGTATTTCCGTGTTACCGCAGTCATTCATTCTCCTTACCAACCTCCAAGCTTTGTATTTAGATTCTCCCAAGAAATTTATTGACATTTCTATAGTGGGAAAACTGAAGCTTGAAATTCTTAGTATGAGAGAATGTCCCGGGAGCGGGGGATTGTCGAGATTTGGACATGAACATCCCGAGAGGAGGGAATTGTCGAGAGAAATAGGACATTTGACCAATCTAAGGATTTTGGATGTCAATCGCTCTTGGGCAAGAGCCTCGGTGAGTGGTGTGGTCACAATTCCATCTAAAGTGATATCAAAGTTGCATAAATTAGAAGAATTGTACATGGTGTACTGTGGATTAGAAGAAGAAACCAATATTTTTGATGAGTTAGCTGGTTTATCAAATTTGAAAATAGTGCAGGTTGGCATATCTGATGCAAAATACATCCCTAAAAATGTTGAGGCCAAACCAGATTGGGATTACTTTTATATAAGTATCATCGGCGGACGCAACTCCGGTGCATACAGAAGCGGAGATCATAATTCAAGATCCTTGTATCTTAGAGAAGCAACCATAAGTACCTTGCCTGAATGGTTTATCAACGCGGTGACAAAGAAAACGGAGACGCTAGAGTATGATTGCTGCAAAGGGATGAGTGACATTCTTATAGAATATGACCGTGGGATGTTACATAAACTCAAGCATCTCACAGTAGCTGGTCAAATTCTTCATTCCTATGTGTACTTGAAAGAGTTGATGAACACAACAAGACGAGTTCAAAAAGGACCAGTGTTTGAGAATTTGGAAGAGTTGCGTCTGTTAGCACTGATCCACCTTGAGGAGTTGTGTGTTGGTGATTTACCACTTGGGTCTTTCTCCAATATGAAGAGATTGCATATGTTTGGTTGTTTAATCTTGAAGAATGTATCAAAATTGGTACAAAGACTACCAAATCTGGAGAAACTAGATCTAAATTGGATGCCTAAATTGGAATATGTGTTTGGATGGGAAGGGTTTGAGCtgaaacaatcaaaactgaGAGAGATGCATTTGTTGGGTCCAAATTCAGTGAAGAGCATTTGTAGAGGTCCTGCCCCACGCATAATGTTTCAGAGTGTTAAAAGTTTGTTCTTTTACCGTTGCGAGTTGCTGCAAAGTCTGTTCGCATGTGATGTAGCCGAGTGTCTTGTTCAATTGGAAGACCTTTTTGTAGAGCGGTGCCATTTGTTGAAAAGAGTAATTGAAGCAGTGAACAACGAGAAGATGGTTCTACCAAAATTGAAGAACCTAGTTTTGAAGAATCTTCCTATGTTGTATGGTGCAAGTGCTACTGTTGATATTGAGTGTCATTCACTGGAGCACTTGATTGTGGTGGATTGCCCCCAGTTTCCATTTTCAACTTCTTCCGATCTCTTCGAATCCTTCGAAAGCAGGAACCATATTTCATTTTCAACCCCCGCTTCTGACTGCTTTGGCAGCACGAACCCAGTCAAACTCAATGATCGACAACTGTACAGCTTCCTATATGATAG AACTTCTGGTTTCCAATTGTGA